One Triticum dicoccoides isolate Atlit2015 ecotype Zavitan chromosome 5B, WEW_v2.0, whole genome shotgun sequence genomic window carries:
- the LOC119311874 gene encoding UDP-glucose 6-dehydrogenase 4, whose product MVKICCIGAGYVGGPTMAVIAIKCPAIEVVVVDISKPRIDAWNSDTLPIYEPGLDDVVKACRGKNLFFSTDVEKHVAEADIIFVSVNTPTKTRGLGAGKAADLTYWESAARMIADVSKSDKIVVEKSTVPVKTAEAIEKILTHNSKGINYQILSNPEFLAEGTAIEDLFKPDRVLIGGRETPGGQKAVQALKEVYAHWVPEENIITTNLWSAELSKLAANAFLAQRISSVNAMSALCEATGANVSEVSYAIGKDSRIGPKFLNASVGFGGSCFQKDILNLVYICECNGLPEVANYWKQVIKINDYQKSRFVNRVVSSMFNTVSGKKIAVLGFAFKKDTGDTRETPAIDVCKGLVGDKAQVSIYDPQVTEDQIQRDLAMNKFDWDHPMHLQPTSPTAVKQVSVVWDAYEAAKGAHGVCILTEWDEFKKLDYQKIFDNMQKPAFVFDGRNVVDAEKLREIGFIVYSIGKPLDGWLKDMPAVA is encoded by the coding sequence ATGGTGAAGATCTGCTGCATCGGAGCTGGCTACGTCGGCGGCCCAACCATGGCTGTCATTGCCATCAAGTGCCCGGCGATCGAGGTGGTTGTCGTCGACATCTCCAAGCCCCGCATTGACGCCTGGAACAGCGACACCCTCCCGATCTACGAGCCCGGCCTCGATGATGTTGTCAAGGCCTGCAGGGGGAAGAACCTCTTCTTCAGCACTGATGTTGAGAAGCATGTCGCCGAGGCCGACATCATCTTTGTGTCCGTGAACACCCCCACCAAGACCCGCGGTCTGGGAGCCGGCAAGGCCGCCGACCTCACCTACTGGGAGAGCGCCGCCCGGATGATCGCCGACGTGTCCAAGTCGGACAAGATCGTCGTCGAGAAGTCCACCGTCCCTGTCAAGACCGCCGAGGCCATCGAGAAGATCCTGACCCACAACAGCAAGGGCATCAACTACCAGATCCTGTCCAACCCGGAGTTCCTCGCCGAGGGCACCGCCATCGAGGACCTGTTCAAGCCCGACAGAGTGCTCATCGGTGGCCGGGAGACCCCCGGGGGCCAGAAGGCCGTCCAGGCCCTCAAGGAGGTGTACGCCCACTGGGTGCCCGAAGAGAACATCATCACCACCAACCTGTGGTCCGCCGAGCTCTCCAAGCTCGCCGCCAACGCGTTCCTGGCCCAGAGGATCTCGTCCGTGAACGCCATGTCGGCGCTCTGCGAGGCCACGGGCGCCAACGTGTCTGAGGTGTCGTACGCCATCGGCAAGGACTCGAGGATCGGTCCCAAGTTCCTGAACGCCAGCGTGGGGTTCGGCGGGTCGTGCTTCCAGAAGGACATCCTGAACCTGGTGTACATCTGCGAGTGCAACGGCCTGCCGGAGGTGGCCAACTACTGGAAGCAGGTGATCAAGATCAACGACTACCAGAAGAGCCGGTTCGTGAACCGCGTGGTGTCGTCCATGTTCAACACGGTGTCCGGCAAGAAGATCGCCGTGCTCGGGTTCGCCTTCAAGAAGGACACGGGCGACACCCGGGAGACGCCGGCGATCGACGTGTGCAAGGGCCTGGTGGGCGACAAGGCCCAGGTGAGCATCTACGACCCGCAGGTGACGGAGGATCAGATCCAGCGGGACCTGGCCATGAACAAGTTCGACTGGGACCACCCGATGCACCTGCAGCCGACCAGCCCCACGGCGGTGAAGCAGGTGAGCGTGGTGTGGGACGCGTACGAGGCCGCCAAGGGCGCCCACGGCGTGTGCATCCTCACCGAGTGGGACGAGTTCAAGAAgctcgactaccagaagatcttCGACAACATGCAGAAGCCCGCCTTCGTGTTTGACGGCCGCAACGTCGTCGACGCCGAGAAGCTCAGGGAGATCGGCTTCATCGTCTACTCCATCGGCAAGCCGCTCGACGGCTGGCTCAAGGACATGCCCGCCGTGGCCTAA
- the LOC119311873 gene encoding UDP-glycosyltransferase 83A1-like, which produces MAAAPATQPRVMVLPFPAQGHVIPLMELSRKLAGHGVEVDFVNTEFNHDLVMEAMAEKGAIPDGIHMLTVPDGLGPGDDHADIGKFVKDLPAAMSGRLEEMIRSRKIKWVIVDVSMSWALQVATTAGARVASFSTYSAAVFALRMNLPKLIQDGVLDESGDVKGQEQIKMMPPIDASEIPWVSLASTSAPERRRNNIENVLKTNLSMPLAEVVILNTFLELEPDALALLPNALPLGPLVAPTSRPAGHFLPEDLASLAWLDAQPAGSVVYVAFGSSGFLDATQFQELADGLALSGRPFLWVVRPDFTIGAGQDQFDLDAFRRRVEGKGLVVGWAPQQRVLSHPAVACFMSHCGWNSTVEGVLHGVPFLCWPYFADQFCNQSYVCNVWGTGAKLRRDERGVVAKDEVQSKVAWLLGDEGVKARAVAWKEAACGSIREGGSSHGNLLKLVSLLRASIIAPSQLATSRSISDKV; this is translated from the exons ATGGCTGCTGCTCCTGCTACTCAACCTCGTGTCATGGTGTTACCCTTCCCTGCACAGGGCCATGTCATCCCGCTAATGGAGCTGTCTCGCAAGCTCGCCGGGCACGGCGTCGAGGTGGACTTCGTGAACACCGAGTTCAACCACGACCTCGTCATGGAAGCAATGGCAGAGAAGGGAGCAATTCCTGATGGGATCCACATGCTCACCGTTCCGGACGGCCTGGGCCCCGGAGACGACCACGCGGACATCGGCAAGTTTGTCAAGGACCtgcccgccgccatgtccggccgccTGGAGGAGATGATCCGGTCGAGGAAGATCAAGTGGGTGATCGTGGATGTGTCCATGAGCTGGGCACTGCAGGTGGCCACCACGGCGGGTGCCCGTGTTGCCTCGTTCTCGACCTACTCCGCGGCCGTGTTTGCTCTCAGGATGAACCTCCCCAAATTGATACAGGACGGTGTTCTTGATGAAAGTG GGGATGTGAAGGGGCAGGAGCAGATCAAGATGATGCCGCCCATCGACGCGTCGGAGATCCCCTGGGTCAGCCTGGCCAGCACCAGCGCCCCTGAGAGGCGCAGAAACAACATCGAGAACGTCCTCAAGACCAACCTGTCGATGCCACTCGCCGAGGTGGTCATCCTCAACACTTTCTTGGAGTTGGAACCCGACGCTCTGGCCCTCCTCCCCAACGCGCTGCCTCTCGGCCCGCTAGTGGCGCCCACGTCGAGGCCAGCCGGACACTTCTTGCCCGAGGACCTCGCCAGCCTCGCTTGGCTCGACGCGCAGCCCGCCGGCTCCGTCGTCTACGTGGCCTTCGGCAGCTCCGGCTTCCTGGACGCAACGCAGTTCCAAGAGCTCGCCGACGGGCTCGCGCTCTCCGGCCGGCCGTTCCTGTGGGTGGTCCGGCCAGACTTCACCATCGGAGCAGGGCAGGATCAGTTCGACCTCGACGCGTTCAGGCGCCGCGTAGAGGGGAAGGGGCTGGTGGTGGGCTGGGCGCCGCAGCAGCGCGTGCTGTCGCACCCGGCGGTGGCCTGCTTCATGTCGCACTGCGGGTGGAACTCGACCGTGGAGGGCGTGCTGCACGGCGTGCCGTTCCTGTGCTGGCCCTACTTCGCGGACCAGTTCTGCAACCAGAGCTACGTGTGCAACGTGTGGGGCACCGGCGCCAAGCTCCGGCGAGACGAGAGAGGGGTCGTCGCGAAGGACGAGGTCCAGAGCAAGGTCGCGTGGCTGCTGGGTGACGAGGGGGTCAAGGCGAGGGCGGTGGCGTGGAAGGAGGCCGCGTGTGGCAGCATCCGGGAAGGAGGGTCCTCGCATGGGAACTTGCTCAAGCTTGTCAGCTTGCTAAGAGCAAGTATAATAGCGCCTAGTCAGCTGGCTACAAGCCGTTCCATCTCAGACAAAGTCTAG